In one window of Hymenobacter nivis DNA:
- a CDS encoding transposase produces MTLLQFAENLSDRQTADAVRSRIDWKYLLGLELTDAGFDFSILSEFRQRLVAGKAEERLLNQLLLCCQDHQWLKAGGKQRTDSTHVLARVRDMNRLECVGETMRFTLNSLATLLPNWLASHLQPEWAARYGPRTEEYRLPHTKPQRLAHAQQVGQDGCWLLERIEQDDRAAWLWQLPAIDILRRIWLQQFQVVDGQLNWRVENQGELPPSRSSSAPPTI; encoded by the coding sequence GTGACGCTGCTGCAATTTGCGGAAAACCTCTCCGACCGCCAAACGGCCGATGCCGTGCGCAGTCGCATTGACTGGAAGTATCTGCTGGGCTTGGAGTTGACCGATGCCGGGTTTGACTTTAGCATCCTGTCTGAATTTCGCCAGCGGTTAGTGGCCGGCAAGGCCGAAGAACGACTACTCAATCAGCTGCTGCTCTGCTGCCAGGACCACCAGTGGCTGAAAGCCGGGGGTAAACAACGAACAGACTCGACCCACGTGCTGGCCCGTGTCCGGGACATGAACCGGTTGGAGTGCGTGGGGGAGACCATGCGCTTCACCCTTAACAGCTTGGCCACGCTCCTGCCCAACTGGTTAGCCAGCCATCTCCAACCGGAGTGGGCCGCCCGGTACGGCCCCCGCACCGAGGAGTACCGCCTACCACACACCAAACCCCAGCGATTGGCCCATGCCCAGCAAGTCGGTCAGGACGGCTGCTGGCTACTGGAGCGAATAGAACAGGATGACCGGGCTGCCTGGCTGTGGCAGCTGCCGGCTATTGATATCTTGCGCCGAATCTGGCTCCAGCAGTTTCAGGTGGTGGACGGCCAACTTAACTGGCGCGTGGAGAATCAGGGAGAATTACCCCCTTCGCGCAGCTCATCAGCTCCCCCTACGATATAG
- a CDS encoding transposase, with protein sequence MKAYSIDLRERVAAACAAPQARIYQVAAQFSVSISFVDKLLRRQRTSGSLAALPASGGPMPRLDPAGQDLLRACLVAQPDATLAEISLALAAAAGPALSRTSTWRAVERLGWGRKKKASTPPSVTPNAS encoded by the coding sequence ATGAAAGCGTATTCGATTGATTTGCGGGAACGGGTAGCGGCGGCATGTGCCGCGCCGCAGGCCCGGATTTACCAAGTGGCGGCGCAATTCAGCGTTTCCATCTCCTTCGTGGACAAGCTTTTGCGTCGTCAACGTACGAGCGGTTCGCTGGCGGCCCTGCCCGCGAGCGGCGGCCCGATGCCGCGCCTGGACCCGGCGGGCCAGGACCTGTTGCGGGCCTGTCTGGTGGCGCAGCCCGACGCGACACTGGCCGAAATAAGCCTCGCCTTGGCCGCCGCCGCCGGCCCGGCCCTGAGCCGCACGAGTACGTGGCGGGCCGTCGAGCGCCTGGGGTGGGGGCGCAAAAAAAAAGCATCCACGCCGCCGAGCGTGACACCGAACGCGTCGTAG
- a CDS encoding dihydroorotase: protein MLLLQNARIASENSPVLLEADVLIVEGKIQDIGNNLAIPEGARVIDARGRILMPAMFDAHVHFRAPGFEAKETITTGSEAAINGGITGVVMMPNTRPAIDSAMVVATVLDNAKHRSRIPIYTSGCVTKDRQGKELAEIDGMRELGVKMLTDDGDTTNDPAVLLRAMQYATEFGMFFASHCEVPELAGPRALNEGVMSYRLGIKGSPACAEEIIIDRDIRLAHAAGAHVHIQHVSSKLGMETIRWWKSRGDVKVTAEVAPHHLLFTEEHIGNYDTNYKMNPPLRTQADCDALLEGLIEGVLDLIATDHAPHTPYEKAQDFISAPNGITGLDTALVSLYHYFVEPAKFGWDVVVKRYSAEPRRLMGLPVAAIEVGQKAECLLFDTEAETTFTREFMKSKSHNTPFLDQTLKGRVDLVILGTEILLER, encoded by the coding sequence ATGCTCCTCCTTCAAAACGCCCGCATTGCCTCCGAAAATTCACCCGTGCTTCTCGAGGCCGATGTCCTGATTGTCGAAGGAAAAATTCAGGACATCGGGAACAACCTAGCCATTCCCGAGGGCGCCCGCGTCATCGACGCGCGTGGTCGGATTCTGATGCCGGCCATGTTTGATGCCCACGTCCATTTCCGCGCACCGGGATTTGAGGCCAAGGAAACCATTACCACGGGTAGCGAAGCGGCCATCAACGGCGGCATTACTGGCGTGGTTATGATGCCCAACACCCGCCCGGCCATCGACTCGGCGATGGTGGTGGCTACCGTGCTGGATAATGCCAAACACCGGTCCCGCATTCCGATTTACACCTCCGGCTGCGTCACCAAGGACCGCCAGGGCAAGGAACTGGCGGAAATCGACGGGATGCGCGAACTCGGGGTGAAAATGCTAACCGACGACGGGGATACCACCAACGACCCGGCGGTGCTGCTACGGGCGATGCAGTATGCCACCGAGTTTGGGATGTTTTTCGCCAGCCACTGCGAGGTGCCGGAGCTTGCCGGGCCGCGCGCGCTGAACGAAGGGGTGATGAGTTACCGGCTCGGCATCAAGGGCTCGCCGGCTTGCGCGGAGGAAATCATCATCGACCGCGACATCCGCCTGGCCCACGCGGCGGGCGCGCACGTTCACATCCAGCACGTTTCCAGCAAGCTCGGGATGGAAACCATCCGCTGGTGGAAATCGCGCGGCGATGTGAAGGTCACGGCGGAAGTGGCTCCGCACCATCTGTTGTTCACCGAAGAGCACATCGGGAACTACGACACGAACTATAAAATGAACCCGCCGCTGCGGACGCAGGCGGATTGTGATGCGCTGCTCGAAGGGCTCATTGAAGGCGTACTCGACCTGATTGCCACGGACCACGCGCCGCACACGCCCTACGAAAAAGCACAGGATTTCATCAGCGCGCCCAATGGCATCACCGGCCTGGACACGGCGCTGGTGTCGCTCTATCACTACTTCGTTGAGCCCGCAAAATTCGGGTGGGACGTGGTGGTAAAACGCTATTCGGCGGAGCCCCGCCGCCTGATGGGCCTGCCGGTAGCCGCCATCGAAGTCGGCCAGAAAGCCGAGTGCCTCTTGTTCGATACCGAAGCGGAAACAACCTTCACGCGGGAATTTATGAAATCTAAATCCCACAACACGCCCTTCCTCGACCAGACGTTGAAAGGCCGGGTGGACCTGGTGATTTTAGGTACGGAAATCCTACTGGAGCGCTGA
- a CDS encoding glycosyl hydrolase yields the protein MRLRVLLLFLALLATRSPAQSPPRVLAYLQRISGTYTLAGQHNREPSAEPTKWTDYVFRTTGKYPALWSGDFLFQQENIDQRWTMIKEAERQWHRGAVVNIMWHACPPGPGEPCGWDPGLMNAPLTDAQWQELITDGTPLNKAWKARMDGIAVYLQYLKDRHVEVLFRPLHEMNQGKFWWGGRPGPQGTARLYQITHDYLKNTKGLTNLVWVWDMQDMSRDFAQYNPGDKYWDVFAFDVYGKGYDASWYDYIRPIVGPKPMAIGECAALPTPTVLAAQPRWVFFMAWAELLKESNSVEAIQTLYNDPRVLTLDELPKR from the coding sequence ATGCGTCTACGCGTTTTACTTCTCTTCCTGGCGCTACTGGCCACCCGCAGCCCGGCCCAATCGCCGCCCCGGGTGCTGGCCTACTTGCAGCGCATTTCGGGCACCTACACGCTGGCCGGGCAGCACAACCGCGAGCCCAGCGCCGAGCCCACCAAGTGGACCGACTACGTGTTTCGGACCACCGGCAAGTACCCGGCGCTATGGAGCGGCGACTTTCTTTTTCAGCAGGAAAATATCGACCAGCGCTGGACGATGATTAAGGAGGCCGAGCGGCAGTGGCACCGCGGCGCGGTCGTCAATATCATGTGGCACGCCTGCCCGCCGGGCCCCGGCGAGCCCTGCGGCTGGGACCCCGGCCTGATGAACGCGCCCCTCACCGACGCGCAGTGGCAGGAACTCATCACCGATGGTACGCCGCTGAATAAGGCCTGGAAAGCCCGCATGGACGGCATTGCCGTGTACCTGCAATACCTGAAGGACCGGCACGTGGAGGTGCTGTTCCGGCCGCTGCACGAGATGAACCAAGGCAAGTTTTGGTGGGGCGGCCGCCCGGGGCCCCAGGGCACGGCCCGCCTCTACCAAATCACCCACGACTACCTGAAAAACACCAAGGGCCTCACCAACTTAGTGTGGGTGTGGGATATGCAGGACATGAGCCGCGACTTTGCCCAGTACAACCCCGGCGATAAATATTGGGACGTGTTTGCTTTCGACGTGTACGGCAAGGGCTACGACGCGTCGTGGTACGACTACATTCGTCCCATTGTGGGGCCAAAACCCATGGCCATCGGCGAGTGCGCCGCGCTGCCCACGCCCACCGTGCTGGCCGCGCAGCCCCGCTGGGTGTTCTTCATGGCCTGGGCAGAGCTGTTGAAGGAAAGTAACTCCGTCGAAGCCATCCAAACGCTCTACAACGACCCGCGCGTGCTCACGCTGGACGAGTTGCCGAAACGGTAG
- a CDS encoding GIY-YIG nuclease family protein, giving the protein MYVYILTNQTQTVLYIGVTNDLTQRLYEHSENRGNAAKFTGRYQADLLVYFEIAPDATQAIAREKQLKGWTRRKKDALITAFNPTWQAIDLETWEG; this is encoded by the coding sequence ATGTACGTCTACATCCTGACTAATCAAACCCAAACCGTTCTGTATATCGGCGTTACCAATGACCTCACGCAACGGCTCTACGAACACAGCGAAAACCGGGGTAATGCAGCGAAATTCACCGGACGGTATCAAGCTGATTTGCTGGTCTACTTTGAAATAGCGCCCGATGCAACGCAGGCCATAGCAAGAGAGAAGCAATTGAAAGGCTGGACCCGCCGCAAAAAAGACGCACTGATTACCGCGTTTAATCCGACGTGGCAAGCCATTGATTTAGAAACCTGGGAAGGCTGA
- the purE gene encoding 5-(carboxyamino)imidazole ribonucleotide mutase — MSTVSTSNTSKPLVGVVMGSSSDWDTMQHAVQMLTHFGVAHEARVVSAHRMPDDLFAYAEQAGPRGLQAIIAGAGGAAHLPGMMAAKTTLPVLGVPVASRHLQGVDSLHSIVQMPKGVPVATFAIGNAGAANAALFAVSILALHDAGLATKLQAFRAEQTEAARAMTLPL, encoded by the coding sequence ATGAGTACTGTTTCCACCTCCAATACCTCCAAGCCACTTGTCGGCGTTGTAATGGGCTCCAGCAGCGACTGGGACACCATGCAGCATGCCGTGCAGATGCTCACGCATTTTGGCGTAGCCCACGAAGCGCGCGTGGTGTCGGCCCACCGCATGCCCGACGACTTGTTTGCCTACGCCGAACAAGCCGGCCCGCGCGGCTTGCAGGCCATCATCGCCGGCGCGGGTGGGGCCGCCCACCTGCCGGGCATGATGGCCGCCAAAACCACGCTGCCCGTGCTGGGGGTGCCGGTGGCCAGTCGCCATTTGCAGGGGGTAGACTCGCTGCACAGCATCGTGCAAATGCCCAAAGGGGTACCGGTGGCCACGTTTGCGATTGGCAATGCCGGGGCGGCCAATGCCGCGCTGTTCGCGGTCAGCATACTGGCCTTGCATGACGCGGGCCTGGCTACTAAGCTGCAGGCGTTTCGCGCCGAACAAACCGAAGCCGCTCGCGCCATGACGCTGCCACTATGA
- a CDS encoding aspartate carbamoyltransferase catalytic subunit, with protein sequence MARKDLLDIASLHREEIELLLDQSTSFKKLFTRSVNKVPALGGKSVLMLFYEASTRTHSSFEVAAKRLSADVTNFDIAHSSITKGESVRETVETLQAMRTDYIVVRHGRSGLPGLIARQTKASVINAGDGAHEHPTQALLDAFTIKEKFPDPRGKKVLIIGDILHSRVARSTSTLLQKLGVEVAYLGPGSLVPKYGPATIRRFTDYQAAMAWSPDVVYLLRVQMERQDVQFFPSLREYHRLYGITNDRLAEIQQRGLYIMHPGPVNRGVELCDAVMDYERSLITNQVENGIVIRMAVLDWLTPGGDAPRAEPTFGRSYERSC encoded by the coding sequence ATGGCACGTAAAGACCTGCTCGACATCGCATCCCTTCACCGTGAGGAAATCGAGCTCCTGCTCGACCAATCCACGTCCTTTAAAAAACTGTTCACCCGCTCGGTGAACAAAGTCCCGGCCCTCGGGGGTAAGTCCGTACTCATGCTTTTCTACGAGGCCAGTACCCGGACGCACTCCTCCTTCGAGGTCGCCGCCAAACGCCTCTCCGCAGATGTGACGAATTTCGACATCGCCCATTCCTCCATCACCAAGGGCGAGTCGGTTCGCGAGACGGTCGAGACGCTCCAGGCCATGCGCACCGACTACATCGTTGTCCGCCATGGTCGGTCCGGCCTGCCCGGCCTGATTGCCCGCCAAACCAAGGCGTCGGTTATCAATGCCGGCGACGGGGCGCACGAGCACCCAACCCAGGCTCTGCTGGACGCCTTCACCATCAAAGAAAAGTTTCCCGACCCCAGGGGCAAAAAAGTCCTCATCATCGGCGATATTCTTCACTCCCGCGTCGCACGCTCTACCAGTACCCTGCTGCAAAAGTTGGGCGTCGAGGTCGCCTACCTCGGCCCGGGGTCGCTGGTGCCCAAGTATGGCCCCGCAACCATCCGCCGCTTCACCGACTATCAAGCGGCCATGGCTTGGTCGCCCGATGTCGTGTACCTGCTCCGCGTGCAGATGGAGCGCCAGGACGTGCAGTTTTTTCCCAGCCTCCGGGAATACCACCGGCTCTACGGCATCACCAACGACCGGCTGGCGGAAATCCAACAACGCGGCCTCTACATTATGCATCCCGGTCCCGTGAACCGGGGAGTCGAACTGTGTGACGCTGTCATGGACTATGAGCGCAGCCTCATCACCAACCAGGTCGAAAACGGTATCGTCATTCGAATGGCCGTGCTCGACTGGCTCACGCCGGGTGGGGATGCTCCGAGAGCAGAACCGACTTTCGGCCGGTCCTATGAACGGTCATGCTGA
- a CDS encoding PglZ domain-containing protein, with amino-acid sequence MQTTILWADDEIDLLKPHILFLKEKGYDVTPVNSGADAIEEIQEKTYDLVFLDENMPGLTGLQTLTEIKAIRPTVPVVMITKSEEEHIMEEAIGSKIADYLIKPVNPNQILMSVKKVLDNKRLVTEKTNSGYQRDFRQLGMQFSDRLSPAEWADVYKKLVYWELEINETEGKSMAEVFNMQKDEANTYFGRFITENYEDWVNGDDKDAPLMSHQLFKERVFPTLKATGDTPVYFVLIDNLRYDQWKVLEPIINELFTVDSEEMYYAILPTTTAYARNAIFSGMMPSEIQKKYPNLWVDDQDDEGKNLHEAEFMEINFQKNNQKYRHSYHKVTNLQAGKDLLGKMSNLHNNYKCNVIVYNFVDMLSHARTDMAMIRELAADESAYRSLTRSWFLHSPLYEMLQVIAEKKGKLIITTDHGTIRCKRPYKIVGDRNTNTNLRYKHGRNLGFEESRDVYVVRKPERIFLPRENVSTAYVFTVGDYFFAYPNNYNYYVNYYKDTFQHGGISLEECIIPYITLTAKG; translated from the coding sequence ATGCAAACCACGATTCTCTGGGCCGACGACGAAATTGACCTGCTCAAGCCCCACATTCTGTTTCTCAAGGAGAAAGGCTACGACGTGACCCCCGTGAATAGCGGGGCCGACGCCATTGAGGAAATTCAGGAAAAGACATACGACTTGGTGTTCCTCGACGAGAACATGCCCGGCCTCACCGGCCTTCAAACCCTCACCGAAATCAAGGCCATCCGCCCCACCGTGCCGGTGGTGATGATCACCAAGAGCGAGGAGGAACACATTATGGAAGAGGCCATTGGCTCGAAAATCGCCGATTATCTCATCAAGCCCGTTAACCCTAACCAGATCCTGATGTCGGTGAAAAAGGTGCTCGACAACAAGCGCCTGGTGACCGAAAAAACTAACTCGGGTTACCAGCGCGACTTCCGCCAGCTGGGGATGCAGTTTTCCGACCGCCTTTCGCCCGCCGAGTGGGCCGACGTGTACAAAAAGCTGGTGTACTGGGAGTTGGAAATCAACGAAACCGAGGGCAAGAGCATGGCCGAGGTTTTCAACATGCAGAAGGATGAGGCCAATACGTATTTCGGGCGCTTCATCACCGAGAACTACGAGGATTGGGTGAACGGCGACGACAAGGACGCGCCCCTCATGTCGCACCAGCTGTTCAAGGAGCGCGTGTTCCCGACGCTGAAGGCTACCGGCGATACGCCCGTGTACTTCGTGCTCATCGACAACCTGCGCTACGACCAATGGAAGGTGCTCGAACCCATTATCAACGAGTTGTTTACGGTGGATAGCGAGGAGATGTACTACGCCATCCTGCCCACTACTACGGCCTACGCGCGCAACGCCATTTTCTCGGGCATGATGCCGAGCGAGATTCAGAAAAAATACCCCAACCTGTGGGTGGACGACCAGGACGACGAGGGCAAGAACCTGCACGAGGCGGAGTTCATGGAAATTAACTTCCAGAAGAATAACCAGAAGTACCGCCACAGCTACCACAAGGTGACCAACTTGCAGGCTGGCAAGGATTTGCTGGGTAAGATGAGCAACCTGCACAACAACTATAAGTGCAACGTCATCGTGTACAATTTCGTGGACATGCTCTCGCACGCCCGCACTGACATGGCCATGATCCGGGAGCTGGCGGCCGACGAGTCGGCCTACCGCAGCCTCACCCGCTCGTGGTTCCTGCACTCGCCGCTCTACGAAATGCTGCAAGTAATTGCCGAGAAAAAGGGCAAGCTCATCATCACCACCGACCACGGCACCATCCGCTGCAAGCGCCCCTACAAAATTGTGGGCGACCGCAACACCAACACCAACCTGCGCTACAAGCACGGCCGCAACCTGGGCTTCGAAGAATCGCGCGACGTGTACGTGGTGCGCAAGCCGGAGCGCATTTTCCTACCCCGCGAGAACGTGAGCACTGCCTATGTATTCACCGTCGGCGACTACTTTTTCGCCTACCCGAACAACTACAACTACTACGTGAACTACTACAAGGACACGTTCCAGCACGGCGGCATCTCGCTGGAGGAGTGCATCATTCCCTACATAACGCTCACGGCCAAGGGATAA
- a CDS encoding IS630 family transposase — MRRLFLEAIQPEDVTRFVFVDETSTNLTYCRRYGRAPAGQRLDQAVPLHSGPNVTLLAALTPDGLGALLSVNGAVNGAVNGAVNGAVNGAVNGAVNGAVNGAVNGDVFAAYLDQVLGPTLRPGDVVVLDNLSVHKVDGLDDIVRKYGARLRYLPPYSPDFNPIELAFSKLKTWPRTAKAPTRDLLEEAIRAAAEWVTEQDAKNWFDHCGYHVQ; from the coding sequence TTGCGCCGCTTGTTTTTGGAAGCCATTCAGCCAGAAGATGTTACCCGTTTCGTATTCGTGGACGAGACGAGCACTAACCTCACCTACTGCCGCCGCTATGGCCGGGCCCCGGCCGGCCAGCGCCTGGACCAGGCCGTGCCGTTGCACAGCGGCCCGAACGTGACGCTCCTCGCCGCCCTGACCCCGGACGGGCTCGGGGCGTTGCTCAGCGTCAACGGGGCTGTCAACGGGGCTGTCAACGGGGCTGTCAACGGGGCTGTCAACGGGGCTGTCAACGGGGCTGTCAACGGGGCTGTCAACGGGGCTGTCAACGGCGACGTGTTTGCCGCCTACCTCGACCAGGTGCTCGGCCCCACCCTGCGGCCGGGCGACGTGGTGGTACTCGACAACCTCTCCGTGCATAAGGTGGACGGGCTGGACGATATCGTGCGCAAATACGGGGCACGGCTGCGCTACCTGCCGCCCTATTCGCCTGATTTCAACCCCATTGAACTGGCTTTTAGCAAGCTCAAGACGTGGCCGCGCACCGCCAAGGCCCCTACCCGCGACCTGCTGGAGGAAGCCATCCGGGCCGCCGCCGAGTGGGTAACCGAACAGGATGCCAAAAATTGGTTTGACCATTGTGGATATCATGTACAGTGA
- a CDS encoding 5-(carboxyamino)imidazole ribonucleotide synthase translates to MTPIFPGSEDAAGQRATLGVMGGGQLGRMFVHAAQRLGYFTAVLEPDVQSPAGQVSHYHIQTDYNDPAGLAQLAHLCQAITTEFENVPAQALQTLALTRPVAPGAAVVGIAQNRIEEKAHFAACANLSGVTCAPYAVIETRAQLQAVQADRADLLPGILKTARMGYDGKGQVRVKTAVQLAAAWAELGGAACVLEKLLPLTAECSVLVARGWDGRVVSFAPQRNVHVDGILAVTHAYEGNMPPALATSARDAAVSIAQHLGYVGVLCVEFFVVDDGSAHGGLVVNEMAPRPHNSGHYTLDACDVSQFDLQVHAMAGLPLPQPRQHSPAIMLNLLGEVWFNANGQPQEPDWSTVLGLPGTHLHLYGKLQARAGRKMGHLTITGPDVASVKTVARRAAGLLGLPGLNET, encoded by the coding sequence ATGACGCCAATTTTCCCAGGCAGTGAAGATGCCGCTGGCCAGCGGGCCACGCTGGGGGTGATGGGGGGCGGCCAGCTGGGCCGCATGTTTGTGCATGCCGCCCAGCGCCTGGGTTACTTCACCGCCGTGCTGGAGCCCGACGTGCAAAGCCCGGCTGGGCAGGTGAGTCACTACCATATCCAGACCGATTACAACGACCCGGCCGGGCTGGCGCAACTGGCCCACCTGTGCCAGGCCATCACCACCGAGTTTGAAAACGTGCCCGCCCAGGCCCTGCAAACGCTGGCGCTGACCCGGCCCGTGGCACCGGGCGCGGCCGTGGTGGGCATTGCCCAAAACCGCATCGAGGAAAAAGCCCACTTCGCGGCCTGCGCTAACTTATCAGGGGTGACCTGCGCGCCCTATGCGGTGATTGAAACGCGGGCCCAGCTGCAGGCCGTCCAGGCCGACCGGGCGGATTTGCTGCCCGGTATCCTGAAAACCGCGCGCATGGGCTACGACGGCAAGGGCCAGGTCCGCGTCAAGACCGCCGTTCAGCTGGCCGCCGCATGGGCCGAGTTGGGCGGCGCCGCTTGCGTGCTGGAAAAGCTGCTACCGCTAACCGCCGAGTGTTCGGTGCTGGTGGCGCGCGGCTGGGACGGGCGGGTTGTCAGCTTCGCGCCGCAGCGCAACGTGCATGTCGATGGCATTTTGGCCGTGACCCACGCTTACGAAGGAAATATGCCGCCCGCCCTGGCCACCAGTGCCCGCGACGCTGCTGTTTCCATCGCGCAGCATCTCGGCTACGTTGGGGTGCTGTGCGTCGAGTTTTTTGTGGTGGACGACGGCAGCGCGCACGGCGGCCTAGTTGTCAACGAGATGGCCCCGCGCCCGCACAACAGCGGCCACTACACCCTGGACGCCTGCGACGTGTCGCAGTTTGACCTGCAGGTCCACGCCATGGCGGGTTTGCCCTTGCCGCAGCCGCGCCAGCATTCCCCGGCAATCATGCTCAACCTACTGGGTGAGGTGTGGTTTAACGCCAACGGCCAACCGCAGGAGCCCGACTGGTCCACCGTGCTGGGCCTGCCGGGCACGCACCTGCATCTATACGGCAAGCTGCAGGCGCGCGCAGGCCGCAAAATGGGCCACCTGACCATCACCGGCCCGGACGTCGCCAGCGTCAAAACCGTGGCGCGCCGCGCCGCTGGTCTACTCGGCTTGCCGGGGCTAAACGAAACATAA
- a CDS encoding fibronectin type III-like domain-contianing protein: MGKPSENTYAEGIYVGYRYYSTFKVKPAYEFGYELSYTTFAYGKLHLSAPTLAGKITASIQVTNSGEVAGEEVAQLYVHAPTGALAKPEIKLKAFAKTGLLAPGQSQTLTFALTAADLASYNTATESWVADAGTYTVRVGASSLAIKQAATFRYPRPRRWRRAASCWPPRGPSRK, translated from the coding sequence ATGGGCAAGCCTTCGGAAAACACCTACGCGGAAGGCATTTATGTGGGCTACCGCTACTACAGCACCTTCAAGGTGAAACCGGCGTATGAGTTTGGCTACGAACTGAGCTACACCACCTTCGCCTACGGCAAGCTCCATCTGAGTGCCCCCACCCTGGCGGGCAAAATCACGGCCAGCATCCAGGTGACGAACAGCGGCGAGGTGGCCGGCGAGGAAGTGGCGCAACTCTACGTGCACGCCCCCACCGGGGCCCTGGCCAAGCCCGAAATCAAGTTGAAAGCCTTCGCTAAAACCGGCTTACTAGCCCCCGGCCAGTCGCAAACCCTCACCTTCGCCCTCACCGCCGCCGACCTGGCCTCGTACAACACTGCTACCGAGTCGTGGGTGGCCGATGCGGGTACTTACACGGTGCGCGTGGGGGCCTCGTCGCTGGCCATCAAGCAGGCAGCTACCTTCCGGTACCCCAGGCCTCGCCGGTGGAGAAGAGCCGCAAGCTGCTGGCCCCCCAGGGGCCCATCACGGAAATAA
- the carA gene encoding glutamine-hydrolyzing carbamoyl-phosphate synthase small subunit: MPQVTLTLEDGTTIQGESFGAFTSTAGEVVFSTAMTGYPENLTDPSFAGQILVLTTPMVGNYGVPGEQLYESISTIFESDKIHIAGLVVNYYSEEHSHWNAAKSLGDWLKEYNIPGICGVDTRMLTKKLREKGAMLGKIVAEDDVPFHDPNLDNLVAQVSQPGVQHFGSGQHKIVLVDCGTKTNIIRCFLERDVELIRVPWDYDFTTLDYDGLFLSNGPGDPKMCEATIRHLQKALAQDKPIFGICLGSQLMGLAAGGDTFKLKYGHRSHNQPVKLTGTQRCYITSQNHGFAVDTETLPAEWQMLFENLNDGTCEGIKHTSKPFFSTQFHPEAAGGPEDTEFLFDDFLKAVVAYKEGK, translated from the coding sequence ATGCCCCAAGTAACCCTAACACTAGAAGACGGCACCACAATACAAGGCGAATCCTTCGGCGCCTTCACCTCCACCGCCGGCGAGGTCGTGTTCAGCACGGCCATGACGGGCTACCCCGAAAACCTCACCGACCCGTCCTTCGCCGGCCAGATTCTGGTGCTCACCACCCCCATGGTGGGCAACTACGGCGTGCCCGGCGAGCAGCTCTACGAGTCGATTTCGACCATTTTCGAGTCCGACAAAATCCACATTGCCGGGCTCGTGGTGAACTACTACTCCGAGGAGCACAGCCACTGGAACGCCGCCAAAAGCCTCGGCGACTGGCTGAAGGAGTACAACATCCCCGGCATCTGCGGCGTCGATACCCGCATGCTCACCAAGAAGCTGCGCGAGAAAGGCGCGATGCTGGGCAAAATCGTGGCCGAGGACGACGTGCCCTTCCACGACCCCAACCTCGACAACCTAGTGGCGCAGGTAAGCCAGCCCGGTGTGCAGCACTTCGGCAGCGGCCAGCACAAAATCGTGCTGGTCGATTGCGGCACCAAAACCAACATCATCCGCTGCTTCCTGGAGCGGGATGTGGAGCTGATTCGCGTGCCCTGGGACTACGATTTCACGACCCTCGACTACGACGGCCTGTTCCTGAGCAACGGCCCCGGCGACCCCAAAATGTGCGAAGCCACCATCCGGCACCTGCAAAAGGCCCTAGCGCAGGACAAGCCCATTTTCGGCATCTGCCTGGGCAGCCAGCTCATGGGCCTGGCGGCGGGCGGCGACACCTTCAAGCTGAAATACGGCCACCGCAGCCATAACCAGCCCGTGAAGCTCACCGGCACCCAGCGCTGCTACATCACCAGCCAGAACCACGGCTTCGCGGTGGATACCGAAACGCTTCCCGCCGAGTGGCAGATGCTGTTCGAGAACCTGAACGACGGCACCTGCGAAGGCATCAAGCACACGTCCAAGCCGTTTTTCTCCACCCAGTTTCACCCCGAAGCCGCTGGCGGACCGGAGGATACAGAGTTTCTGTTTGATGATTTTTTAAAAGCGGTGGTTGCTTACAAAGAGGGGAAATAA